GCTGCTTAAAGCAGTGACGTTGCTGCAGTGCTGCAGAAGTCAGAACTGCAAGGTGTATAACCTAGTGCAAGAATCTCTGCAGAAGTTGTAGAACTAGAATGGAATTTGCAGCTGTCTGCAGAGAAATGCATGGTGTAGCTTCAGCTACATTGCTGGGCTCTACCGCGCAGCGTCTGTATCCATTTCAACATTGTTAAAGTGCCGAATATTCTGTTGTTGTTCGAGAGCAGGCAATGAGTATGGTCCCTGCCCTAAGGAATTTACACCAATCACCATGCCATGAGGAGCCAACAGAAAACCGGAATAGAGTCTATGTGCCAGTCTTCTGAGCTGTCTGGCAAAGTAGAAAGTACAAATTCTCTCCATTGTGGTGCTCTCCTGTAATCACAACTGTTGGAGCGCTCTTACTTTTGGTTTCATGCTTATGTCACTAGATCCTGAGACATTGCTGCCTTCAAGTGGCCGAGGCGCTTGTTAGAGAGGTACCTCTCAAAGGGACGCAGATGTCACAGAATGGCTCTAGGCCTTGGACTCTGCTTCTTGGTCCCTGTTTGGGAATTCTCCCCCACTCTCTCCCTGCCTCGCCTCAAGTTTCAGCCCAAGCTTCATGTTCTAAGTGAAACTAAACTCCGGAAGTTTGCTGCTCCCTTTTCCCATCTAGTGTGTCGCACAAAGCCAGGCCTCGTGTCAGGAGCCTGGCTAGGGGATGGCAAACGCGTAGAGTCTCTGCATTCCCAGCCGGAGACCAGGAGCAGTCCAGGCACTGGAGAGCTGTGCATTGTGTCTGTAAAGAAACTGGTGCTGTGTTTAGTGCTGTGGCTAGGTGCAGACTGGGATGCCCAGGATGCTGAGTGACAcctccccgctgacccagtgcaTGCCACCATCGGCCCTCCCACTCTACTCTCTCTCTGGCCTTAGGTCGGTGATAAGGTGATGGTGCTGGCcagagcagggctctggcaggaagTCGTGACCGTCCCAGCCAGTCAGACTTACCTGATGCCTGATGGAATGAGCTTCGAGGAAGCGGCCGCCTTTCTGGTCAACTACATCACGGCGTACATGATCCTCTTTGACTTTGGGAACCTGAGACCCAACCAGAGCGTTCTCATCCACATGGCTGCCGGTAACGTGTGCTCCGCCGGGGCTCGGCCCATGGGCAGTTGGCTTCAGAACGGCCAGTCCAACTGCTGGGAGGGGAGATGACTTGGGTGCTTGGACAAAGGGGTGACAAACCTGATATAAAGGCTTAGACAGATCAGCTACACAGGTGCTGGGCTGGCAAAATATCCCACTGTGCTATTGGTGGATTCTGTCCACACCCTGGCCTGTGGGATGCCACACAGTAAAACCAGATGGGTCTCATTGTATTAAAGCCCTGAGCACCGTAGTGAGGTGGCAGATCCCATGGCCATATAGTTAGCCTGAGGCCATCAACTCTCTTAGGCTCAGTGCATGAGCTTTTCTGAACCACAGACAAATTCTTCACTCTGAGATTGAGCCATGGTGTCGtgtcaggtgtgtgtgtgacagagtggtcgagagggcagcagcagcacatctaGGGACTGGTTTGTCTCCTATGCCCCTTTCCTGTCGACTCCTCAAATTCCTCTCTTGCTGCCTGTTTCAGGGGGGGTAGGAACTGCCGCCATTCAGCTCTGCAAGACAGTGGAGAACGTCACCATCTTTGGCACTGCCTCTGCCTCCAAGCACGACGCCCTCAGGGAAAGCGGGGTCGCTCACCCCATTGACTACAGGAGTATGGATTACGTGGAGGAAGTCCGGAAAATCTCCCCAAAAGGTACCGTGAGTGATTGTGGGGAGGACGGAGTGGGATGGGGCTTCCCTACCCTGCTACAGGCCTATCCCTCAGGAAATGGAAAGAAATCGCCTGTTACTCTTTGTGCAAACTTTCTCTAGGAGTCGACATTGTTTTGGATCCACTGGGAGGATCAGACACTACCAAAGCATTCAACCTCCTGAAGCCAATGGGCAAACTCATAACCTATGGTGAGTAGTATAAGGGAATGATGCATCTACTGAACAGCTGATGTCAACAGGCCAGATTCCCTGTAGAGTGGAGTCAcgcactggggcaggggagggtggcTCTGCATGAGAGCACTCGCACTGGTTTCCACCAGCCAGGTCCCGAGGGAGAGCAGCCCACAGTGGCTGGTTACCACATTAGTCTGAGCTCTAGTATTTGCTCTGTCTGGAGTGTCACATGCATTAGAAACCAGATTCCTGCTGGGGGTTCAGTTTGCTCATGTCTCATTTTGAGAGCTAGGTTcctgtcctctctccctgcccaagAGATGCAATTCACTCCTCTCCATACACTGACCTATCAAATCTCCCCTGCAAAGAGAGTTGCTTCCCAGTCCGAATACACACATGCAGGGGGAAGTGAGATCTGTGTCCTGCTCATGGGATCAGTTGCAGTGAGTTTATCCTGGTTCAGGCTGACTTAATGTGTAGCACTCATAGAAGCTCACTTTTCTTCTGTGGGGTGTGTGGGTGATGCGGTTTGAAGCTACAGAATA
This is a stretch of genomic DNA from Chelonoidis abingdonii isolate Lonesome George chromosome 21, CheloAbing_2.0, whole genome shotgun sequence. It encodes these proteins:
- the VAT1 gene encoding synaptic vesicle membrane protein VAT-1 homolog gives rise to the protein MVLARAGLWQEVVTVPASQTYLMPDGMSFEEAAAFLVNYITAYMILFDFGNLRPNQSVLIHMAAGGVGTAAIQLCKTVENVTIFGTASASKHDALRESGVAHPIDYRSMDYVEEVRKISPKGVDIVLDPLGGSDTTKAFNLLKPMGKLITYGVANLLTGQKKNLMAMAKTWWNQFSINALQLLHLNKAVCGYHLGYMDEEFELIGGVVAKLVSLYSQGKIKPRIDSVWPFEQVADAMRQMQEKKNIGKVILVPELPKEEPKKEDN